One window from the genome of Rariglobus hedericola encodes:
- a CDS encoding alpha/beta fold hydrolase, protein MLFHRDLGGAGNPPLVVLHGLLGSSRNWLTTGGDLASRYHVLAPDLRNHGKSPHDAPMDYPTMMADVLAWMDAQGLEKVTLMGHSMGGKVAMLLACRHPERVERLVVVDIAPKDYLSHAHRAEFAAMNELRLDTLQSRGEAELRFEARVSDWGMRKFLTTNLERDEAGTGWRWQINLPVITAALTEIEGNSLVSEDKFDGPVLFVTGGKSRYVREEDFSVITAHFPKAQVKTIAESGHNPHMETRAEFVAAVA, encoded by the coding sequence ATGCTTTTTCATCGTGATCTGGGCGGCGCGGGGAATCCGCCCTTGGTGGTGTTGCACGGGCTGCTGGGCTCGTCGCGCAACTGGCTGACGACGGGCGGCGACCTGGCGTCGCGCTATCACGTGCTGGCGCCGGATCTGCGCAACCACGGCAAATCACCGCACGACGCACCGATGGATTATCCAACCATGATGGCCGATGTGCTCGCTTGGATGGATGCGCAAGGACTCGAGAAAGTGACACTCATGGGGCACAGCATGGGCGGCAAGGTGGCGATGCTGCTCGCGTGCCGGCATCCGGAACGGGTGGAACGGCTGGTCGTGGTGGACATCGCGCCGAAGGATTATCTGTCGCACGCGCACCGGGCGGAGTTTGCGGCGATGAACGAGCTGCGACTCGACACGCTGCAATCACGCGGCGAAGCGGAACTGCGTTTCGAGGCACGCGTGAGCGACTGGGGCATGCGGAAATTTTTAACGACGAATCTGGAGCGCGACGAAGCCGGCACGGGCTGGCGCTGGCAGATCAACCTGCCGGTGATCACGGCGGCGTTGACGGAGATCGAAGGGAACTCACTGGTGTCGGAGGACAAATTCGACGGGCCGGTGCTGTTCGTGACCGGCGGGAAATCGCGTTACGTGCGCGAAGAAGATTTTTCCGTGATCACCGCGCATTTCCCGAAGGCGCAGGTGAAGACCATCGCGGAGTCGGGGCATAATCCGCACATGGAAACGCGCGCGGAGTTTGTCGCGGCGGTGGCGTGA
- a CDS encoding glycosyl hydrolase family 28-related protein: protein MMRPTFCAPLLLSLTLLSGCQAAPKVPETPEPAYKFSKLWGSHGDVWIQGGRLPDFSYAGYRNGETPIPDYPVVATVTDFGAKGDDDVDDTAAFQAALAKSGPGAVLVPPGRYIISGLLRINKPGVVLRGSGTERTTLFFPKPLDDLEPNTGATTGGRPTSNYSWSGGFVRLQGDFKSAPLTPITSPAVRGERIIVVEKPAALKVGQSIEVRVTDTPENTLASYLYSDDAGDMSQLKGTTFTSIITKITRIDGDRVELQRALRFDLRPEWKPEVRAFEPTVRDSGVEDLAFEFPNVPYEGHFTEKGFNPVAFGNVADCWARRLKFINPDSGPMVGGVFNTVSDVVFESQRAPDSGGNQGHHGIYLQNIGDHLFTRFDFRMKFVHDITSSKCAGAVISEGKGVDLCFDFHKRAPYDILITQVDLGRGTRPWKSGGGAALGKHGGARITFWNLQAAGTLPEPTKEYGPWSMNFVAVDLGRPSRLDALGLWREAIPKDVLYPQNLHDAQLARRVEDAKR from the coding sequence ATGATGCGCCCCACGTTCTGTGCCCCGTTACTCCTATCGTTGACCTTGCTTTCGGGCTGCCAGGCGGCGCCCAAAGTGCCGGAAACTCCCGAACCGGCGTATAAATTTTCCAAACTCTGGGGCAGCCATGGCGACGTGTGGATCCAAGGCGGACGACTGCCGGACTTTTCCTACGCGGGCTATCGCAACGGGGAGACGCCGATCCCGGATTATCCGGTGGTCGCCACGGTGACGGACTTCGGCGCAAAGGGTGACGACGACGTGGACGATACGGCGGCCTTTCAAGCGGCCTTGGCGAAGTCCGGACCGGGCGCGGTGCTGGTGCCGCCCGGTCGCTACATCATCAGTGGACTGCTGCGGATCAACAAACCGGGCGTGGTGTTGCGCGGCTCGGGCACGGAACGCACGACCCTGTTTTTCCCCAAGCCATTGGATGACCTCGAACCGAATACCGGGGCGACGACGGGAGGCCGGCCGACCTCCAACTACTCGTGGTCGGGCGGCTTTGTGCGGCTCCAAGGTGATTTCAAATCCGCGCCGCTCACGCCGATCACGAGTCCGGCGGTGCGGGGCGAACGCATCATCGTGGTGGAAAAGCCCGCCGCATTAAAGGTTGGGCAAAGCATCGAAGTGCGCGTGACCGACACGCCGGAGAACACCCTGGCGTCCTACCTGTATTCGGATGACGCGGGCGACATGTCGCAGCTGAAGGGCACGACGTTTACCTCGATCATCACCAAGATCACGCGCATCGACGGAGATCGCGTGGAGCTGCAACGTGCGTTGCGCTTCGATCTGCGCCCTGAGTGGAAACCGGAAGTGCGCGCCTTCGAGCCGACGGTGCGTGACTCGGGCGTGGAGGACCTGGCGTTTGAATTCCCCAACGTGCCTTACGAAGGACATTTTACCGAAAAGGGATTTAATCCGGTGGCGTTTGGCAATGTGGCGGATTGCTGGGCGCGTCGCTTGAAGTTCATCAATCCCGACAGCGGCCCGATGGTCGGCGGCGTGTTCAACACCGTGTCGGATGTGGTGTTCGAATCGCAGCGCGCACCCGACTCGGGCGGCAACCAGGGGCATCACGGAATTTATCTGCAAAACATCGGTGATCACCTATTCACGCGTTTTGATTTCCGCATGAAGTTCGTGCACGACATCACTTCCAGCAAGTGTGCGGGCGCGGTGATTTCGGAAGGCAAAGGCGTGGACCTGTGTTTCGATTTCCACAAACGCGCGCCTTACGACATCCTGATCACGCAGGTGGATCTCGGCCGCGGCACGCGTCCGTGGAAAAGCGGCGGTGGTGCGGCGCTGGGCAAACATGGCGGCGCGCGCATCACGTTTTGGAATCTGCAGGCGGCCGGAACGCTGCCCGAGCCGACGAAGGAATACGGCCCGTGGTCGATGAACTTCGTGGCGGTTGACCTGGGCCGGCCGAGCAGACTCGACGCGTTGGGACTGTGGCGTGAAGCCATTCCGAAGGATGTGCTGTATCCGCAGAATTTGCATGACGCGCAGCTGGCCCGACGCGTGGAAGATGCGAAACGGTAA
- the mutS gene encoding DNA mismatch repair protein MutS, which translates to MSSAPEKLTPMMQQYFEVKRGLPKDIILMFRLGDFYEMFHDDAATASKICGLTLTKRGETPMAGIPHHAADNYITKLLAAGKKIAICDQAEPAKAGKLVRRAVTRILSPGTTLAANQLDAQRNHYLCALTLDKAGLHAAWLDLSTGEFRVATDARPENLLPVLTALDPAELILIEGDLERWKTAPHDQSAIHALHAFCEPRLCTDLPGYHFETAEGLRTVTTILGVLNLQGFGLAHDHPALGPAGALVHYATENLCAKPENLRSLQEYRSARTLLLDPATLRNLEIFQSSRGTRDGSLLSAINRTGTAAGARLLERWLAAPTLDLAEIQRRSALVGELLADPLHLGELREWLDNVRDIPRILGRLQNRLRNPRELGGIRDTLSQLPAIRATLSAFGPNSQLSSLNSQLEELPSLLQLLTSALADALPNDLADGNYIRAGHCPELDRLRSLTTDNKTWLSDLERGEQERTGIRSLKIKFTNNFGYYIEITKANLHLVPPDYIRRQTTVNGERYVTEDLRTKEKEIFHAEENALAREQALFAALVAAVLDESIALARTADTLAELDVLAGWSVLAREWDYCQPVLDEGDTLEIIEGRHPVVEQMLKDPAVAAGRGTTSFVPNDTLLSSTDAQLALITGPNMAGKSTYIRQVALITLLAQVGCWTPAKTCRVGLVDRIFSRVGASDDLARGNSTFMVEMNETANILNNATDRSLIILDEIGRGTSTYDGLSIAWAVVEHLHRDPERGPRTLFATHYQELTQLEKHLARLRNFSVAVKEWNDEIVFVRRVIPGAADRSYGIQVARLAGLPITVIDRAKVILQKLESDDTSVELPSAATPKARPKKKITVTPEDNAQLNLL; encoded by the coding sequence ATGTCCTCCGCTCCCGAGAAACTCACCCCGATGATGCAGCAATACTTCGAGGTGAAGCGCGGACTCCCCAAGGACATCATCCTGATGTTTCGCCTCGGTGACTTCTACGAGATGTTCCATGACGACGCCGCCACCGCGTCGAAGATCTGCGGACTCACCCTCACCAAGCGCGGCGAGACCCCCATGGCGGGCATCCCCCACCACGCGGCCGACAACTACATCACCAAGCTCCTCGCCGCCGGCAAAAAGATCGCCATCTGCGACCAGGCCGAGCCCGCCAAAGCCGGCAAACTCGTCCGCCGCGCCGTCACCCGCATTCTCTCCCCCGGCACCACCCTCGCCGCCAACCAGCTCGACGCCCAGCGCAACCACTACCTCTGCGCCCTCACGCTCGACAAAGCCGGCCTCCACGCCGCCTGGCTCGACCTCTCCACCGGCGAATTCCGCGTCGCCACCGACGCCCGCCCCGAAAACCTCCTCCCCGTCCTCACCGCCCTCGACCCCGCCGAACTCATCCTCATCGAAGGCGACCTCGAGCGCTGGAAAACCGCCCCCCACGACCAATCCGCCATCCACGCGCTCCACGCCTTCTGCGAACCGCGCCTCTGCACCGACCTCCCCGGCTACCACTTCGAAACCGCCGAAGGCCTCCGCACCGTCACCACCATCCTCGGCGTCCTCAACCTCCAAGGCTTCGGCCTCGCCCACGACCACCCCGCCCTCGGCCCCGCCGGCGCGCTCGTCCACTACGCCACCGAAAACCTCTGCGCCAAACCGGAAAACCTCCGCTCGCTCCAGGAATACCGCAGCGCCCGCACGCTCCTCCTCGACCCCGCCACCCTCCGCAACCTCGAGATCTTCCAATCCTCCCGCGGCACCCGCGACGGCTCGCTCCTCTCCGCCATCAACCGCACCGGCACCGCCGCCGGCGCCCGCCTCCTGGAACGCTGGCTCGCCGCCCCCACGCTCGACCTCGCCGAGATCCAGCGCCGCTCCGCCCTCGTCGGCGAATTGCTGGCCGACCCGCTCCACCTCGGCGAACTCCGCGAATGGCTCGATAACGTCCGCGACATCCCGCGCATCCTCGGCCGCCTCCAAAACCGCCTCCGCAACCCCCGCGAACTCGGCGGCATCCGCGACACGCTCAGCCAGCTCCCCGCCATCCGCGCGACGCTCAGTGCCTTCGGCCCGAACTCTCAACTCTCATCACTCAACTCTCAACTAGAGGAGCTGCCTTCTCTCCTGCAGCTCCTGACGTCGGCCCTCGCCGACGCCCTCCCGAACGACCTCGCCGACGGCAACTACATCCGCGCCGGCCACTGCCCCGAGCTCGACCGCCTCCGCTCGCTCACGACCGACAACAAGACCTGGCTCTCCGACCTCGAACGCGGCGAACAGGAGCGCACCGGCATCCGCAGCCTGAAGATCAAATTCACGAACAATTTCGGCTACTACATCGAGATCACCAAGGCCAACCTCCACCTCGTCCCGCCCGACTACATCCGCCGCCAGACCACCGTGAACGGCGAGCGCTACGTCACCGAAGACCTCCGCACCAAAGAAAAAGAAATCTTCCACGCCGAGGAAAACGCCCTCGCCCGCGAACAAGCCCTCTTCGCCGCCCTCGTCGCCGCCGTCCTCGACGAATCCATCGCCCTCGCCCGCACCGCCGACACCCTCGCCGAACTCGACGTCCTCGCCGGCTGGTCCGTCCTCGCCCGCGAGTGGGACTACTGCCAACCTGTCCTCGACGAAGGCGACACCCTCGAAATCATCGAAGGCCGCCACCCCGTCGTGGAGCAGATGCTCAAGGACCCGGCGGTCGCCGCCGGACGCGGCACCACGAGCTTCGTCCCCAACGACACCCTCCTCTCCTCGACCGACGCCCAACTCGCGCTCATCACCGGCCCCAACATGGCCGGTAAATCGACCTACATCCGCCAGGTCGCGCTCATCACCCTCCTCGCCCAAGTCGGCTGCTGGACCCCCGCCAAAACCTGCCGCGTCGGCCTCGTGGACCGCATCTTCTCCCGCGTCGGCGCCAGCGACGACCTCGCCCGCGGCAACTCGACCTTCATGGTCGAGATGAACGAGACCGCCAACATCCTCAACAACGCCACCGATCGCTCCCTGATCATCCTGGACGAGATCGGCCGCGGCACCTCGACCTACGACGGCCTGTCCATCGCCTGGGCCGTGGTCGAGCACCTCCACCGCGACCCCGAACGCGGCCCCCGCACGCTCTTCGCGACGCATTACCAAGAGCTGACCCAACTCGAAAAACACCTCGCCCGCCTCCGCAATTTCTCGGTGGCGGTAAAAGAGTGGAACGACGAAATCGTCTTCGTCCGCCGAGTGATCCCCGGCGCCGCCGACCGCAGCTACGGCATCCAAGTCGCCCGCCTCGCCGGTCTGCCGATCACCGTCATCGACCGCGCCAAGGTGATTCTGCAAAAACTAGAATCCGACGACACCAGCGTCGAACTTCCGAGTGCAGCGACGCCCAAAGCCCGCCCAAAAAAGAAAATCACCGTCACCCCTGAAGATAACGCCCAGCTCAACCTGCTTTAG
- a CDS encoding NACHT domain-containing protein, producing MPALASAPIDYQLIRPVKGTRHSGFEELCVSLFREEMGNPQSMIRIDGAGGDGGVEAYFVDTSKKTVGLQAKFFPQLRDPQWKQIAESIQRARENHPTLKVYYVAVPLDLNPSTAKKWKALQNAARGKRPSLQLIWWGASELTGMLTVSRHAGRAAYWFGCPQFDEKWLSARNQEARNALDTRYTPKQHVRVQVQDVLSALARDPRHITRFYQQAREVWKAMRKATEYPPPKEFVGLLKAPFNVMAKAAEENLSRLGDGESLPPMDAARLAAERMQEAVIKFSEAVRLAKEEAKKMPAPARPADGSYQPRPEEQLGFRQHELDKAIGAIYDFRQFIDDHIAADRRRLLVTGEAGTGKSHLLARLVEECGARGQTALFLLGEFFTTSAEPWSQLVARLGWKGDADDLLAALNHAGEVRGLPALLVIDAINESPERAVWFSHLAAFSNRIDAWPHVRLIVSCRSDFGPICLPATIARQQDSAWAFSKHYGFGDTTFEATARYFAAYGVRARDLPPLLAEFQNPLFLKTFCEAFENSSVPAGPITLDVVMRKRITRTANLLKDTIDCPSDVTHEAVNILATLVADAEGQPVPITTARAKIDALFPGRPLSRSLFHHLCSSGLVTEVGHYDYATRTSEVRVRFAYERFSDYFVAGRLLAGVKSLPQLVQNWKTRGLIAYWRTYEGYYAHRGLLKALAILLPEKFKMELASVVNGRKIREALLEDFLASVPWRSPTSFTPNSHALMAKARVELTEESVLAVLIRTAGVTGHPFNAEFIDRWLRELPLWQRELEWTIPTSQQLADYGETSMPTTFIRWLFTVDSSRLSNEQATLVSTLLCWFFSSNDRRFRRRATLAAIRVVTGRSELAAKLIEAFYAIDDSYVVERVFAVAAGVAVREKDPEKLSVLAKVVWKRVFAAKQVPPHVLQRDFAFTVMECARNLQCLPPGVSHADYSPPYRSSWPKIWSEKKARAFGRPDGWHTIVSSIEPEYGNGVGGYGDFGRYVMESHMHHWLNVRRNRPYPSKEKRRAFKGLVARAWTLQRIVELGWTPERFVEYERNLPYRGRSADEDTKQERISKKYQWIALHELEGYASDHFHFGRQWDDSPEKFEGAWQLYSRNFDPAQPLRDPVAAKEPEAETKNEWWKGSADPFAEPTLVKNPSKWVATLPENPGEMLSLPSAPGFVHPALLLNAWISWDEPESYPPRTSDKGSCHQFMHFRSWLVPKAELAQRVKFLQKMHFWGDGVQVPQFGSEGLGEYPWSSRFDRVREACAAQKKFGGEFPAGFVHTVAEYSEGDTSASVPSPQLAGLLGVKWTGNDFTFSDANGKVVVFAPRQAPRSSTPPCLVDRAQLLGVLAKHKLALIWSLVGERSCHSEMATGSVADKLMSFSGVFVLEKDGSVSGGITARDITLLKKQEKGVYSGATRHTRELLHDGKVTVLYDEPSRQRVISKRRPKAG from the coding sequence ATGCCTGCTCTCGCGTCCGCCCCAATCGACTACCAATTAATTCGTCCGGTCAAAGGCACGCGACATAGCGGATTCGAAGAGTTGTGTGTCAGTTTGTTTCGGGAGGAAATGGGGAATCCCCAAAGCATGATCCGAATCGACGGCGCGGGGGGAGATGGTGGTGTAGAAGCATATTTCGTGGATACTTCGAAAAAAACAGTGGGCCTACAGGCAAAGTTTTTTCCCCAACTGCGCGATCCGCAATGGAAGCAAATCGCCGAATCGATCCAGCGGGCGCGTGAAAATCACCCGACTCTGAAAGTTTATTATGTAGCGGTGCCGCTTGATCTGAACCCAAGCACCGCAAAAAAATGGAAAGCACTACAAAACGCAGCTCGGGGCAAGCGCCCCTCGCTGCAACTCATTTGGTGGGGAGCGTCAGAGCTGACGGGGATGCTGACGGTAAGTCGTCATGCCGGACGAGCAGCGTATTGGTTTGGATGTCCGCAATTCGACGAGAAGTGGCTGTCCGCGCGTAATCAAGAGGCACGGAACGCCCTAGATACCCGCTACACACCCAAACAGCATGTGCGGGTTCAAGTGCAAGACGTGCTGTCAGCACTGGCTCGCGATCCCCGACACATAACCCGCTTTTATCAACAGGCACGGGAAGTCTGGAAAGCGATGCGCAAGGCAACGGAGTATCCGCCGCCCAAGGAGTTTGTCGGTTTGTTGAAGGCGCCTTTTAATGTCATGGCCAAAGCCGCAGAAGAAAATCTTTCTAGGCTGGGTGACGGTGAATCGCTTCCTCCGATGGACGCAGCCCGATTGGCCGCTGAGCGAATGCAGGAAGCCGTCATCAAGTTTTCCGAAGCAGTGCGGCTGGCAAAGGAAGAGGCAAAGAAAATGCCCGCCCCAGCACGGCCAGCGGACGGCTCGTATCAGCCGCGTCCCGAAGAGCAACTAGGGTTTCGACAGCACGAACTCGATAAGGCGATAGGGGCCATATATGACTTCCGACAGTTCATCGACGACCACATTGCGGCTGATCGCCGACGGCTGCTCGTAACTGGCGAGGCTGGGACGGGGAAGAGCCACCTTCTGGCACGCCTCGTGGAGGAGTGCGGGGCGCGGGGGCAGACTGCGTTATTTCTGCTCGGTGAGTTTTTCACGACATCAGCGGAGCCTTGGAGTCAGCTGGTTGCACGCTTAGGATGGAAAGGCGACGCCGACGATCTTTTGGCCGCATTGAACCACGCGGGCGAAGTCCGAGGGCTGCCGGCGCTTCTGGTCATTGATGCAATCAATGAATCGCCGGAACGCGCGGTGTGGTTTAGCCATCTTGCAGCGTTTTCCAACCGCATCGATGCTTGGCCCCATGTGCGCTTGATTGTGAGTTGCCGCAGTGATTTTGGCCCGATCTGTCTCCCAGCGACTATCGCTCGCCAACAGGATTCAGCGTGGGCCTTTTCAAAGCATTATGGTTTTGGCGACACGACGTTTGAGGCGACAGCTAGATATTTCGCGGCTTATGGCGTGAGAGCGCGCGATCTTCCTCCACTGCTCGCCGAGTTTCAGAATCCGCTTTTTCTGAAAACTTTTTGCGAGGCTTTCGAGAACTCTTCGGTGCCGGCAGGTCCAATCACTTTGGATGTCGTGATGCGCAAGCGTATCACGAGAACTGCGAATTTGCTGAAGGATACGATCGACTGTCCATCGGACGTCACGCACGAGGCTGTGAATATCTTGGCGACATTGGTCGCCGATGCTGAAGGCCAACCGGTGCCAATTACGACGGCTCGCGCTAAAATAGACGCGTTGTTTCCTGGTCGGCCTCTCAGCCGCTCATTGTTTCATCATCTCTGTTCAAGCGGATTGGTGACGGAAGTCGGCCACTACGATTACGCGACTAGAACTTCTGAGGTGCGGGTGCGCTTTGCCTACGAGCGTTTTTCGGACTACTTCGTTGCTGGGCGCCTATTGGCGGGGGTGAAAAGCCTCCCTCAATTGGTCCAAAACTGGAAAACTCGTGGGCTCATTGCCTACTGGCGAACATACGAAGGTTACTACGCTCATCGCGGCTTGCTTAAAGCGCTGGCAATTTTACTTCCGGAAAAGTTTAAAATGGAATTGGCGAGTGTCGTTAACGGCAGAAAAATACGTGAGGCCTTGCTGGAGGACTTCCTCGCATCGGTGCCTTGGCGTAGTCCAACCAGCTTCACGCCGAATTCCCATGCCTTAATGGCAAAAGCTCGAGTCGAACTGACAGAGGAGTCTGTGCTTGCGGTGCTTATTCGGACGGCAGGGGTAACTGGGCATCCGTTTAATGCCGAATTCATTGATCGCTGGTTACGCGAACTCCCCCTGTGGCAGAGGGAACTCGAATGGACTATTCCGACCAGCCAGCAACTGGCGGATTACGGCGAGACATCGATGCCAACAACCTTCATTCGATGGCTATTTACTGTTGATTCATCGCGCCTGTCTAATGAACAGGCTACTCTCGTCTCCACACTTCTCTGTTGGTTCTTCAGTTCGAATGATCGCAGGTTCCGGCGCCGCGCAACACTAGCTGCGATACGCGTTGTGACCGGACGTAGCGAATTGGCGGCGAAGCTGATTGAGGCGTTTTACGCGATCGACGATTCTTATGTCGTCGAGCGGGTGTTCGCAGTAGCGGCGGGAGTGGCTGTGCGCGAAAAAGATCCGGAAAAACTCTCCGTGTTAGCGAAGGTGGTATGGAAACGAGTATTCGCCGCGAAGCAGGTGCCCCCACATGTGCTACAGCGCGACTTTGCATTTACCGTCATGGAGTGCGCCCGGAACTTACAATGCCTTCCTCCTGGGGTTTCGCACGCAGACTATAGTCCGCCCTATCGTTCGAGCTGGCCGAAGATCTGGTCTGAGAAGAAGGCTAGGGCGTTTGGAAGACCGGATGGCTGGCACACTATCGTTTCTTCGATTGAGCCAGAATACGGCAACGGAGTTGGAGGATACGGTGACTTTGGCCGTTATGTCATGGAGTCGCACATGCATCATTGGCTGAACGTGCGGCGAAACCGACCATACCCGTCGAAGGAAAAGCGTCGGGCGTTCAAAGGACTCGTGGCCAGAGCATGGACTCTCCAGCGGATTGTGGAACTCGGCTGGACGCCCGAACGTTTCGTCGAGTATGAGCGTAATCTGCCTTATCGAGGTCGAAGCGCCGACGAGGACACTAAGCAGGAACGGATCAGCAAGAAATACCAGTGGATCGCGCTTCATGAACTCGAAGGATATGCTTCGGACCATTTCCATTTTGGGCGCCAGTGGGACGATTCTCCGGAGAAATTCGAAGGAGCATGGCAATTATACTCGCGTAACTTTGATCCGGCCCAACCTCTGCGGGATCCGGTGGCAGCCAAAGAACCCGAAGCTGAGACAAAGAATGAATGGTGGAAAGGCAGCGCGGATCCGTTTGCAGAGCCAACCCTCGTAAAGAATCCGTCGAAATGGGTCGCCACATTACCCGAAAACCCTGGTGAAATGCTATCGTTGCCATCCGCGCCCGGCTTCGTGCATCCCGCGCTTTTGCTGAACGCATGGATCAGTTGGGATGAACCGGAATCATATCCGCCGAGAACGAGCGACAAGGGAAGCTGCCATCAGTTTATGCATTTCCGCTCGTGGTTAGTTCCGAAAGCGGAGTTGGCCCAGCGAGTGAAGTTCCTCCAGAAAATGCATTTCTGGGGCGACGGCGTCCAAGTTCCGCAGTTCGGTAGTGAAGGGCTTGGTGAATATCCGTGGTCTTCGCGTTTTGACCGCGTTCGTGAAGCGTGCGCAGCTCAAAAAAAGTTTGGGGGAGAGTTCCCTGCCGGTTTTGTGCACACGGTAGCCGAATACTCAGAAGGTGATACGTCGGCCTCAGTTCCATCCCCGCAGTTGGCGGGGTTGTTAGGTGTTAAATGGACAGGGAACGACTTCACATTCTCCGATGCGAACGGGAAGGTAGTCGTCTTTGCCCCACGGCAAGCACCGAGGTCTAGCACACCGCCTTGCCTAGTAGATCGAGCCCAGTTGCTGGGAGTGTTGGCGAAACACAAGCTGGCTCTTATTTGGTCATTGGTTGGAGAGCGTAGCTGTCACAGCGAAATGGCCACGGGAAGCGTTGCGGATAAACTGATGTCATTCAGCGGTGTATTTGTTTTAGAGAAAGATGGCAGTGTATCCGGAGGAATTACTGCACGTGACATCACGCTGCTGAAAAAACAGGAAAAGGGGGTTTATAGCGGCGCCACCCGTCATACACGGGAACTATTGCATGACGGCAAAGTTACCGTGCTGTATGACGAACCGTCGCGGCAGCGGGTAATAAGTAAACGGAGGCCTAAAGCAGGTTGA
- a CDS encoding VOC family protein translates to MNKTIPKNTICLWFDKDAEAAARFYAATFPDSKVTGVHKAPSDYPSGKAGDVLTVEFTVLGIPCIGLNGGPIFPHSEAFSFQIATDTQEETDRYWNAIVGNGGQESQCGWCKDKWGLNWQITPRTLTEAMAAGGAEAKRAFEAMMEMGKIDIAKINAARRG, encoded by the coding sequence ATGAACAAAACCATCCCCAAAAACACCATCTGCCTCTGGTTCGACAAGGACGCCGAAGCGGCCGCGCGGTTTTACGCGGCGACCTTTCCCGACAGCAAAGTGACCGGCGTGCACAAGGCGCCGAGCGACTATCCCTCGGGCAAGGCGGGTGACGTCCTCACCGTCGAATTCACCGTCCTCGGCATTCCCTGCATCGGCCTGAACGGCGGCCCCATCTTCCCGCACAGCGAAGCCTTCTCCTTCCAAATCGCGACGGACACCCAGGAGGAAACCGACCGCTATTGGAACGCCATCGTAGGCAACGGCGGACAAGAAAGCCAATGCGGCTGGTGCAAAGACAAGTGGGGCCTCAACTGGCAGATCACTCCCCGCACCCTCACCGAGGCGATGGCCGCAGGAGGTGCAGAAGCCAAACGCGCCTTCGAAGCGATGATGGAGATGGGCAAGATCGACATCGCCAAAATCAACGCCGCCCGCCGCGGCTGA
- a CDS encoding PLP-dependent aminotransferase family protein produces the protein MSSPVSINYSALGERSQPPTIARLMTLMLENPKLLSLAAGFTDNQTLPVPAVQAAVTALAKRAGEPEYLQYGTNQGRPKLRALLADRLLSLETPPDADTVRKNFFVTNGSQQALYLAMQVLCDPGDIVLVDRPSYFVYLEMLVGLGVQARSMPVDADGRIDAAGLSALLETLRTRGELKRVKAVYFVSYFSNPSARSLDESEKNAIADVLTQAGVIVPVVEDAAYRELYYNQPHAARSVLSLPSWAAFPKLYLSTLTKPFASGLKVGYGTSSDSALLAKMLHVKGHHDFGTANYNQALFEQILSEGGLDAQLAVIRPGYQRKMRALHGALTAGGLPALGWSWAVPGGGLYLWLTAPAGLDTGMDSAFCHACVKAGVLYVPGDLCFGDDAPKNFIRLSFGVLNETDLIEAARRFVGVAKQFA, from the coding sequence ATGTCTTCCCCTGTCTCGATCAATTACTCCGCCCTGGGCGAACGCTCCCAGCCTCCGACCATTGCGCGCTTGATGACGCTGATGCTGGAGAACCCGAAACTGTTGTCGCTGGCCGCCGGCTTTACCGACAATCAGACGCTGCCCGTCCCCGCAGTCCAGGCGGCGGTCACGGCACTGGCGAAGCGCGCCGGCGAGCCCGAATACCTGCAATACGGCACCAATCAAGGCCGTCCGAAACTGCGTGCGTTGCTCGCCGACCGTCTGCTCTCGTTGGAGACGCCGCCCGATGCCGACACGGTCCGTAAGAATTTCTTCGTCACCAACGGTTCCCAGCAGGCGCTCTATCTCGCCATGCAGGTGCTCTGTGATCCGGGTGACATCGTGCTGGTGGATCGCCCCAGCTACTTCGTCTATCTGGAGATGCTCGTCGGTCTCGGCGTGCAGGCGCGCTCCATGCCGGTCGATGCCGACGGACGCATTGATGCCGCGGGCTTGTCTGCGTTGCTCGAAACCCTGCGCACGCGCGGCGAGCTCAAGCGGGTGAAGGCGGTTTATTTCGTCAGCTACTTTTCCAACCCCTCGGCGCGCAGTCTCGACGAGTCCGAGAAAAACGCCATCGCCGACGTCCTGACCCAAGCCGGTGTGATCGTGCCGGTGGTCGAGGATGCCGCGTATCGGGAACTTTACTACAACCAGCCGCATGCCGCGCGCAGTGTGCTGAGTCTCCCGTCGTGGGCTGCGTTTCCCAAGCTCTACCTGTCCACGCTCACCAAGCCCTTCGCGAGCGGCCTGAAGGTCGGCTACGGCACCAGCAGCGACAGCGCGTTGCTCGCCAAAATGCTTCACGTGAAAGGCCATCACGATTTCGGCACGGCCAACTATAACCAGGCGCTCTTCGAGCAGATCCTCTCCGAAGGCGGACTCGATGCGCAGCTCGCGGTGATCCGTCCCGGCTACCAGCGCAAGATGCGCGCGCTCCACGGTGCGCTGACCGCCGGCGGTCTCCCTGCGCTCGGCTGGAGCTGGGCCGTGCCGGGCGGCGGCCTTTACCTGTGGCTCACCGCTCCGGCGGGCTTGGACACCGGCATGGATTCGGCGTTCTGCCACGCCTGCGTGAAGGCCGGTGTGCTCTACGTGCCTGGCGACCTCTGCTTCGGCGACGACGCGCCCAAAAATTTTATCCGCCTGAGCTTTGGTGTGCTGAACGAGACCGACTTGATTGAAGCCGCCCGTCGTTTCGTCGGCGTGGCCAAGCAGTTCGCATAA